The Etheostoma spectabile isolate EspeVRDwgs_2016 chromosome 9, UIUC_Espe_1.0, whole genome shotgun sequence DNA segment ACACAAAGAGAGCCTTGTCCTCTCAATCCCAACAGACCAGCCACACCCAGACTATGATCTCATGCTGTATATTTCAGCCCGTCTGGCCTGAGCATCCCTGGAGGACAGGCTAGCAGCAGGCAAGAGATAGGCAACCTCATTAGCACAATCAATTCCATAGCATCCCATCCACCAATACACTTTGGCAATCCACTGTCTGGATCACTCATAGGCAGTGGCAGAGCCTTCACTCCCGTCAACAGGGATTGAACTTTGCAAATGTTAAATCCATTGAAAACCATGCTCCAACGACAGCCACTAAACAAATGGGAATGTGCAGTTCGAGTAACCCTATGCTTGATTTGTTCACTGAGAACCTGCAGCAAAAGAGGGGGGATTAATTTTTCAACAGCATGTTCTGAAGTCTCCTTGCATTGCATTAATATTGTATGCACATGCTTTCAGTCCAGCCAGTGCAATTCAGCTAAGAATAAAGTCATGTAAAGACTTGATACATCATGACATACTCATCATACACTCCAAACTGATTGTTATTCTAGGACAggttacataaatacataacttGTTACACTTCCTGATACACACTAAGCAAATATTATTACATCTCTTATCATAACTAATTATCATGTTTGCCACCCTCTAACTATTAGTCTTTGAGCCAGCGGTGGAACATCAATCAGAACAACTTTGAACAACACTTTAGCCACTGAGAGGATCCTATTTATTGCAGTGCCATCATTACCTAACCCCAAACTGATTAAATATGTTATTTCTCTATACATTTTTGTATGGTGATCTGTGATAAATGCATGGTGGTGCTTAGCaagacaaatgcacacacaaagatgggcaaacaaactgaaacacacaagctaataaacagaaacagaaacaaaaacaaaagacaaagacatgCAGCGATTCATTTAGAACACCACAGAGACGGACATAcagtgtatgtttaaaaaataaacataaaaaaatgttaaatgctttaaaaattgACTCACCTTTGTGCCCCATCATGACGGCGAGATGCAATGGTGTGTTTCCTGaagtagagaaaaaaagaaaaaagaatttgtCGGCNNNNNNNNNNGCTTTTGATAATCATAATATGAGACTTGGGTCTGTGATAAGCACTGTGTCACTAGGACTGTCACACTCAGGGTGAATTAGATGTTCATATTAGGAGGCAGAATCCACTAAATTCCAAATGGTAAGGTCAGTAAATGCCTATTGTGTGTTTTCCTACCATGACGAGCAATATTATAGCATCTATTACTACTGCAACTACTGAACCCCCAAAATGAGCTGCATTTAACTACCAGCATGAcataagaaaaatatacaatttGTTAAATTTCGCAATAACCATATAATTTGtgataaatacatttgttgAACTTGACACAAAAGGCACCAATAAAATGTTAGTAATGTGTTTATTGCGAAAGTGAACATCGCaatgcagataaaaaaaatatatattttgtgcagccctactgatTGCACTGTAGAAAGGCATTCAGGGAAAATAACATTTGAGTCAGGTGTGGATTagcataagtttttttttttttctccaggaaGTGAAATGTGCCTCATGAGCTTTGGAGAATCCCTCAAAAGGCAGACATAGGCAACTGCCCGGTTAGCTCCCTCAGGCTTCTCGTGCTGGGAGAGAGCAGTAGGCAAGCATCCAGAGTAAGGCTACGTTCACACACACTCGGGCGGCACGGCGAAAACGCaagtcttttatttattttgaatagtGTGTTTTGGCTGTGGCAGTGGGGGGCTGCAGGGggatgacaaaaacaaaaaactgccacagagcaatcctggaagtggaacgtcatggatatagactatggATCATGTAACGGACGATTAGAATTGTCAGTCTTTTAAGGTGATGGGAGAATACTGTACAGTAAACGGGAAAAATCATATCACTGTcacaaaaaagtttgaaaagacTATAAgggtacaaaaacaaaacacaagccCCCAAACTGCCGGGAAGTTGCTTGTGTAACAGCAGACTTTGGACTTCTATGGAtgggtttcttttctttctctgtgaaaTTCAGCTGCCTTCGAATATGGTCGGAAATGCAGAGGACTATAAACGATCCAACAGAAAACAATAGTTGTAAACTATAAAGTTTACTTTTGCTACATTGGGGGGTTAAATAACACAAGAGGACATCACACAAATGAGCCAGGTGACATTTCCCCAGACTGACCGATCTAGTCTGAATGAAGCCTTGGGCCTGCCTTGTTGAAGCCCTGATGTGcgaaaaaaaatacaagctgGGGATCAGCCAGCAGTCCCCCTGgatttttagaaaacaaaggTGCCAATTAAATGGAGGTGAATGGAATTTCATTTGTATTAGCAATGTGCCTTCCCAAAATCAGTATCACAGTTACTCCAGATCTTACTGTCAGTCTTTTCAATTGGAACTATTTCTTCAATGAATCCATTAAGTTAGTCATCAATTTTGTCATTCATCAGGCAAAAACTGCCAAAAATGAATGGTTccagcttttcaaatgtgaagactttctgcttttattgaaaATTGAATATCTAAAATTTAGTTGGATGGACAAGCAATTCCACAactttatttttagattttgcAGACACCGATAATTCAATAGAAATGTGTCTTACTAATCAATTATAACagtaattgttagttgcagcctatTACACTGGACAACTCAAAAAACtggagcaaaaataaaaatctaaatggtTTGATACAACTCTGGGTGCAGTaagagagaattttttttttttttcgtgatGTGGATTTATTGACTAACAAATTATCATATAATTTAATATTATTAGAACCATTAACTGTGCATTATACTtgctatactgtatgtgtggctTAGGTTGGCTTTATGGGAAGAATGAAATGTAATAAAGCTTTACTTCTTCATTCTGATCCTACTTGAAGTGTAACGCTGACTGATTGTAATGACATCACATGACAGTTGAGCTTCAGCCTCTATCCAGCGGAAGCTAAACTAATGTGTGCATAAAACACAGAAGCTGCTGCCAATGAACCATGCCAATCCTCgcaaaacctttgaaaaatACAAGCTCAAATCCCAAAACATCAGAGGCAAATGCCCAGTCTGACACCTTGTTTGCCTTTCACCATGTCAAAGCTTTGTTTGAAGACAGAGCACATTCCTGCACTGAGCTCAAGTACAGGCCATCTTTTGTCTCGGCACGTGAACCGGAACAAAACAATCTTGTCTTTTTGTTAGTCCAGGGAGTGTTTATGTGGAAAGTGTGGTGTTATCTCAGCAGACTTTGCCCTGCAGAAGATGTGCTATCATTCTGGGAAAACTCTTAAAAATAATACCCAAATGCATACAATGGCTATTTACCACTTCTAATAAGCAACAGAGATGGCTTAACTGAGAgggtttttggaatttatgattAATTAGACATGTCAGTGCCGTAGGTGCTGTAGATGGGAGGATGCATTAAAGCATAAcaaccattcatacactgtacTGTTGATTTGAGGGCACTGGATTTAAAGTAACTGCAAGGTGGTGGAATCAAAACATGCATCATTCTGGCCTTGGTAGGGAGGTACCTCGCCTACTCCCAGTGCTGCTGTGGTCTGATGGCCTATTATTAGCTAACTAAAACTGAGCTTCACTGGACCTTAAAATTGGTGGATCATGATGGATTTTGGGCTCCTTCATTCAGGGCTAAGAGATAAGCAGTTGGTAGACTCACCATGGACGTCTTTCTGGGCAATATTCTGCGTCCTTATGAGTGAAGACAGGCGTCGGACATctcctttaaacacacattcatgcaccgGAAAGTCCTGCCCGGTTCGGATGAtggggtttttgttgttgtcatcgATGACATCCGATGTTGACAGTGTGTTGGTGTTAGCATTAACCTGCGACTGCTggttgtgctgctgctgctgctgctgctgctgctgctgtgtggatGAAGACTTGATTAACTTGTGATTGCTAAAGATTTTACTTGCTCTGCTCTTGTTGTTTGTCTTGGAGGCGGTGAACGTCCCGGTTGCAGCCTCTTCGTCCGGCTCTAGTAAATCCTCGTCCTTGCTGGGCCTGTGATCCTTGCGCAGGGAGCGGATCTTCTCTCCGGTCATTTTCTAAACAGTTGACGCTGACGGAGCAGAGGGTGTCGTCGCTGACGATGACCCTCCGGGCGACTTAATGCGATTCGCCAGTTGGACGTATTCACGCAAACACTGTAAACTGCACAACATGTAGCTAAACACTCTTAATCCTCCACCGGACAGGCACGAACGACACTGTTTTCAAATACGGACAAGTAGTTACTTCCGTTCACCGGTTTACTATGAAAACAAACACTTCAGTCTCCACCTATCGTTCAAAACTGTCGCTAGTTGCTGCACAACATAAGCAGCTCCATGagaccgttctcttaatacatccatgcagTAGACTAGTGCGGAAGATTCAGCAGATATCTTCCGCCTCGTAGTATCGCGAGAGCTTATGAAAGGTTAATAACGGTCATTACCTCAATGCATTTGTGTCTGGAAAGTCACAAATTTTATTTACTTGTGTAGAACTCTTATGCAGAAAATACCTTGGTGAACTTACTCACATTGTTGAATTGTTAATACTAATTATACATTTATACGTTATTATGTAAGTGGTCGGAATGCatcttattttaacttttttatatccTGGGGTTTGGGTATATTCTAAGAATTTACTTAAATCAATACCACGTGGTAAAAATACTCTATTACCAGGACAATTCCTGGATTTAtagcacaatataaataaaagtaaaagtaaagtacaattaCCACCAAAATGTCCTCAAAGTATCAAAAATGTTGTTGAATGACAAATGTGAATtgtcatacagtacatacatacaattatGAAAATGTTCCTCTGGTATGTTGTGCAGTAGAAGTGTAAAATAGCATAAAAAAGGTGAAGTACAATACTTGAagtacaatacttgagtaaatgtatttagttactttccactaCTGTACAGTTTATTGTATTGTACCATACCACTAGTACTTCATCTCTAACAATCTTAAAGTCTATGTATTTGAATTCTATTAGCAGATGATGTGAATATTGATTCACTCAGACATACTGATCAGAACACATTGTGCAATTCGTTGCACCAAAGCCCGaggaaaaacaagaataaaaattatatttacattttgactATAAAATGTATCAAAGATACATGTGCTGTAGTGTATTACTGTTGCAGTATCATCGCGGAGGGTTTATTTAGCAGATTAGTTTAGGCAGGGTGAAGCGGAACATAGTGATGTCACTGAGTCAGTCAGTCCAGAGCACTTCCTCTCCCCATAGCTCAAGAATGGAAACACGGCTGAACGGCTTGTGTGCTGTCTGCCACTaggaacaaaaataaaaattaacaaaattcAATGTAGGCCTATATTTTCATAATGAAGACAAACATTATGTAGTGGTGGTTGGGGAAACATAGGCCTATTGTAGGCTATATTTATGGTTATAGAGAAGTTAAGATTTTGTTCATTCTTTTTAGTTTAACTTCAGAATTACATAAATTATCTGATTGTTACTCGGTAGAATTGACCTTGTGaagtaaaaaagagagaaaaaaagagaaaaagcgtAACCTTCCTGACTCAAACAACAGGAAACGTTGCATcactattacacacacacacacgcgcgcgcacacacacacacacacacacacacacacacacacacacacacacacacacacacacacacaattcaacaACGTGCAGCATCACGTGGGTTGGACGCCCTGCTGGACCACCAATCAGCGTCTTACGCCGCGTGTTGATGGGCGCTGATTGGCTCACAAGGACGAGCTCAGCGCACGGCCACGCTAAATTGCTTCCCCCCCTCCTACCCGGTTATCATCCTTCGGTAATGCACACTGATCCTCAGTTCACTACGGTGTACATTTCGGGGAGCACATTGCCATggataaaaatcacaaacaaGACGAGCAGAGCGACTTGTTCGCCGGCTTCAGGGCGGCGTATAAATCGTTTGCCACAGATGCCATTCACGTCGGCCAGGAGCCGGAGCAATGGAAATCGATGGCTGTAGTGCCGCCTATTTCCCTATCTACCACGTTCAAGCAGTTCGGACCAGGAAACCACGCCGTAAGTAGCCTCAAGGCGGGGGGTGATGTAAATGATCTGGTGGGACTATGGTGGTATGCACCATGAGACTGTAGAGGTATGCACGCGTGTGAAGCAGATCCTAGTCAGTCAAATGATATTTAGGTCATAGAAACATGCCGTGAGTAAAGCTAAACTCTTATCTAGCTCACATGTCTTAAGAATATATTTCAGTTTTATCAGAATATATTTTTAAGACATAAATCAATACTGACACCACTCTGTTTCATAGGATGGGCTGTTTCCCCAATGGGCAATCCAGCCCAAAAATGACCATGTCACACATGAATGAATGCTGACACAGCAATACACcatttaaacacacaaagaggtaaataagaaaatatctgactttaatAGCTAGTATTTCCATGGCCGTTAGAAATAAATAAGGTGTCAGTGGGCATACTTATAAAAAATACTCCATGGTAATAACAAGGTATTCATTGGTACTGCATATATCTGAATTGGGAATAACTCTACAGACTATATATACATAgtagtaaaaaaacaattgaatattttattttaggtcttttttatattatgtgtacatgtcatgtagtgggtggtgatggcgcagtggatattacacatgcctttggtgtgggagactaTCATTCGATAAATCCACCAGTGTATCCCAGAGCAAGACACTTGAACCCTAGTTTCTTCAGAGGCGTGCAACTTCTGACATATATCAATTGTCAGCAATTGTAAGTcgttttggataaaagcgtcagctaaatgacatgtaatgtaatgtcttaTACACCCACTACCTGTTAATTGTCAAAGTATTTGTGCTTCTGCTTCCCCAGTCAAAAGTGAATCTATCTTAAGAGAGCACTCTTAACTTGATTTTGTTCTCCCTTTTCATAGAATGACCCAGAGGCCATATCGTGGAATATTGAGTTTCCCCTCGCTATCATATTCTCCCTGTAGCTAGTAGGCCTCTTTGCTCCAAACTAATTTTATAACTGATATTTGTCTCTGCCAATGATTATACTGTAGGTTAGTCATTAACTTTCTTATAGTTTACAAGTTTGTAAGTCCCATTGTTATTACAATCTTACACAGAGAGCATATGCACATCACATAAAAAGATTGCTGAGAGCAGAGGTAATTTTAGCTTTCTCATGTTTTATCTTTCAAAGCACCCTTTAAGAGGGGAATGAGTGGTCTTTAATGTTTCCCAGTTTTAAGACTAATCTAAAGGCATATTTATATCATTAACAGCTAAAACGGCATCGTTAATGAAACAACCAAATTACAAGAAATAACCCAAATCACCATTCACGCTGAACTCCTGACTTTGTTTTGTTGACCCTGGTATGCTCGGCCCTACTACTCCCCTAATATTGTGACCGAGCTCACAATGATTCAGAAATACAGAGTAAACTAGTCAGACTAGACCTGTAATCTTAGGCAAATCCACCATTTCCTTACCACTGcatatttccttttttgcagAGAGGATTACGCCTCTGGTCTACGTTTATTGTATTGAATCcaactaaaaaaacatttaagtacTGGCTCAGTCTGATTGTAAAAGTGGGGCCTGTACAGGAATGCAAGGTGTCCTTAAAACCTGTTGCCCTGCCATATAGCCTAGTTTCGCTAAAGAGGATGAAGAAGTCAAGNNNNNNNNNNCTTATTTGTCCCCCAGTGgtgcaatttgttgtgcagcagatATTATAgtacaaatcacacacaatcatacacacaatacagagaATGACTACTTTGCaggcagttaaaaacaaaaaaataataaataataagttaatTCATTATCTATGGTTCTTTATAGAATTAAAAAGTAGAATGGCTGCAGGTACAAAGGAGTGTTTATATCTGTTTGTTCTGAGTTTTGGGAGTTTAAAGTGTGATCCAccgttaattaaaaaaacagttaaaccaTCATACCGGTCGCTGCGTGTGCATGTGCCGCCACATGTGCCCAAAGTTACGAAACATTAAGGAATTTTCAGTGTTCTAGTCTTGCTGGGCAAAATCCTAAAATGTACTCATGCACACTTGTGTTGGACGACCTATCCTCCTGTTATTTGAACACCATATCTAATCATAAATGTTGATTCAGGTGGCTGAAATGACCTATGTTTTTCATGTAGGGGTTTGAATACAGCCGGAGTGGAAACCCTACAAGAAACTGTCTTGAGAAGGCTGTGGCTGCTTTGGATGGAGGAAAGTATTGTAAGTAAGACTATTATAGCAGATTCTCACATAATCCTGGCAGCATATTTCACAAAAGATTTTTGGTCTTAACAACTTTTGTGCTTTTTCCCTGCAGGCATTGCTGTAGCCTCGGGCCTGGCGGCCACAGTGACCATTACTCACTTACTTAAGGCCGGTGATGGAATCATCTGCATGGACGACGTGTACGGAGGTGAGACGCCCCTTTGTAACTGACAGCTGTGTAGAAAAATGTTTCCGTATTCCATTAGGAAACCCACCATTAACTCACTCACACAAAATGGTTGTTTGGTGTGAAATTGGAAGCACATTGTGGAAGTTGATTTTTGAACCTCACATTGGTTTATTTGGAAATTATAGTTTCTTTTCACTCTCTCTATTGAAAAGGCACAAACCGCTACTTCCAAAGAATTGCTGCTGAACTTGGTCTGAAGGTGTCTTTTGCTGACTGTACAAAACCAGAACAGTTGGAGGCTGCTCTGAAGGCCAACACTAAAGTAAGTCAAATTATATAAGAATAAAGTGCTCTTTGTGTCTTGTCTATAgctaatgtgtgtgtagtttggtGTCTCTTCCAACACATTCTAAGTCCTTAAAGCGGCTGCTTCAAGTCAGGTTTTTTAAGTTGTATAATTGGGTGTGTCATTTTTCTTTGGGAAACTTGAAGCTGTCATTGTGACTCAGCGCATTGTGTAATGACTGTTATTGGTACGGTAGATGAGCTATCTCTCAGCCCTTTCCCACAGTGGAGTGtgtgttttccacatttttgaCACACTTTGCTGGACATGTTCTTTGTGTAGCTTGTGTGGATTGAGACACCCTCCAACCCCACAATGAAAGTTGCTGACATCAAGGCCTGTTCTGATGTGGCCCATAAATACAACAAAGACATAGTGGTGGTTGTCGACAATACCTTTATGTCTGCCTTCTTTCAGGTGAGTGTGAAAGATATGCACTTCATgctcttttgattttgaaacagcAGGTAAATGGTTTCCTGCAATCAAATTCCAGTTTGTGTGAAAACAAGTCATTGATTAACCTATGTGTTTGTCTTGTGCAATCTTAGCGTCCCTTGGCTTTGGGAGCTGATATCTGCATGTATTCAGCTACCAAATACATGAATGGTAGGTTGTGTACATTTCAAATTTTACTAGCATAAGATTTAATTAAACTGTTATACAACCTATCAAAAGTCAGTAGTACGTGTCAAATTTAGGAATGAGGAGAATCTGTAGTCTGTCATTTTCATCAGTAAGCACCTCATTACCATGACATGACAAGACAGGGCTTGAGCTTCCCCCattattttcaaaagtaatAACTGTATACATAGACAGTCAGGCAAAGCTAAAAGATGCACATGATCTAATCATAACAtacaacattttgttaaatacatattgaaatatgactttattctcaaaacACTATCCAACAAAATATGTTCTATTCCCACTTACTTTAAATTTGGACTGTGTAAATTActaacctttcttttttttttcctttctattAATTTGACAGGTCACAGTGATGTGGTAATGGGTCTGGCCTCAATGAACCGGGATGATCTGTATGAGCGACTGAAGTTTCTGCAAAATGGTGAGTGGTAAGAACAAAAAGTTACACTAGTCTTCCAGTCTGCTTTGAAAAAATTCGCCCAATGTTGCCAAATATCTTGATAGGTAATTTTTGTCAAACAAGAAGCCAAATGTTTGCTAGCTCTGGGTGTTATTTAAGGACACAGATCTCATAAAGTATTGTCAACCTGCCCTTCATTCAATTATTGAAGAAACGGGACATGCGCAAGAGGCCAAAGTTCTGCACCAATATAATACCTTTTCAGAAGGAAGTATTTGTTCatgcttttgttgtttgcttGATCTGGGTTTTGGGAAGCt contains these protein-coding regions:
- the cth gene encoding cystathionine gamma-lyase — encoded protein: MDKNHKQDEQSDLFAGFRAAYKSFATDAIHVGQEPEQWKSMAVVPPISLSTTFKQFGPGNHAGFEYSRSGNPTRNCLEKAVAALDGGKYCIAVASGLAATVTITHLLKAGDGIICMDDVYGGTNRYFQRIAAELGLKVSFADCTKPEQLEAALKANTKLVWIETPSNPTMKVADIKACSDVAHKYNKDIVVVVDNTFMSAFFQRPLALGADICMYSATKYMNGHSDVVMGLASMNRDDLYERLKFLQNALGSVPSPFDCFLCNRGLKTLHLRMERHYSNAMAAAKFLEADPRVEQVLFPGLPSHPQHEVVKRQCTGCSGMITFYIKGNLEHASTFLSNLKLFAIAESLGGYESLAEHPAIMTHASVPENERRVLGISDTLIRLSVGLEDEADIIKDLEQALAAAHPKKK